DNA from Hippocampus zosterae strain Florida chromosome 18, ASM2543408v3, whole genome shotgun sequence:
CCTTGTTTGATGAAGGAGCTCCGCAGAGACTCGCCCGAGTCGCAGCAGGCCTCCACGGGGAGCGAGAAACCAGCCTCTCGTCACATCTATGAAAGCGACTCCTCCAACCCGTGCATGCTCTCCCCCTCATCGAGCGGCCACTTGGCAGACTCGGACACACTCTCCTCATGTGCTGAAGGTGCCGGAGAGGAGACTGAAACTAAAATGGAAGCGGACCCCGCCAAGGAAGTAGATCGGCAAACCAGTGGGAGGAAATCTCGACGATCGCGTTCGGAGAGCGAGGCGCCGCCCAATGCAATGGCGGCAAAAAAGAACCGCTGTCAGCCCGCGGGAGCGAGTGGGCCCGAGAAGCAGATCAATGGCAAGCAAGCCAAGGTGAAAGGCCACCGCAGCCAGAAACACAAGGAGCGGATGCGCCTGCTGCGTCAGAAGCGTGAGGCGGCGGCACGGAAGAAGTACAACCTGCTGCAGGACAGCAGTACCAGCGACAGCGAGCTCACGTGCGACTCCAGCACCAGCTCCTCctctgacgacgacgacgacactTCCGGAGGCAGCAAGACAATCAAGACCGATATTCCAGGTAAATCTGCCTCCCCGCCGGGAGAGCATTTCTCAGGTTTGAGCAAATCTTTGTGCTCTTTGGCAGTCACAGTTCATCtttaaagtccctgtaaagGACTTTTAAATTTGACCTATCCTGTAGAGCAGTGCATGATGGTAACATTTCTCATATGCCATAACGAGTGAAAACATGTCACTGGGTTCATTGAAAAGTTTTGGTCGTGTCAAACCCAAGCTTTAGCTTTATCATTTGATCAGTCACCCTTTGTTTTTCCTCACTCACATCATGTCATCGAGTCTCCCCGCTAGAAAGTTGTGGCCATCCATTTGTCCCGACGCAGTGTTACTGTCGGACCACCGGCGGTCAAAACGCACGCCGTGCATGCTGCGTCTATACCTCACTTAATTGGTTGGAAGCAACAGTTGTCGCCCACGTCGTATGCGAGCGGGCCATTTGCTGTAAATAGATGCCACTTGCTTGTGTTAGCTCAATGCGCAGCGAGTCTGAGCCCCAGGCGCCTTGTTTGGCTCCAGCGTGCAGGTGGAAAGGTGTTAATAGATTCATTTAAAGGTCAACTCTGTTGGTGAATACGAGGGTTAGCCAAAGGTGGCCTGTTGTACCgtgtcatatatatattttctcccCCGCGACTCTTATTCTTTTGTGTACATTATACGCCTCCCAAATTTCCCATAATTCGTCCTGTCGTTGCAGCCTTGGCTTTATTTTCTCAAGTGTTGAGAGGTGTCTCTTCATGACAAAGGTGTTTATTTGCATGGCGGGTAAGCGATGAAATGCATATTTCGCATATACTGTAAAGCATTACCTTGACTTAGAAATTGTGCTGCacgattttcaaaaataacccagctgcaggttttgtttttgt
Protein-coding regions in this window:
- the ark2n gene encoding protein C18orf25 homolog isoform X3; protein product: MKMADSEKAEEFVDAECPSERFDEAQSATTSVQDEHLKTETTTSTSSPAREKEDDSPLYTEGEQSLLSLPCLMKELRRDSPESQQASTGSEKPASRHIYESDSSNPCMLSPSSSGHLADSDTLSSCAEGAGEETETKMEADPAKEVDRQTSGRKSRRSRSESEAPPNAMAAKKNRCQPAGASGPEKQINGKQAKVKGHRSQKHKERMRLLRQKREAAARKKYNLLQDSSTSDSELTCDSSTSSSSDDDDDTSGGSKTIKTDIPGHAAVETSHKDGRQHKVQISIGSSDSEVEIVGVQENARCAHPCGGVIKSLSSWKDDHSAERSASANTTTTTQPPPQRWTCVSPQSSWVSPPEVVDLTLDEESSGHKHIP